A genome region from Bacteroidota bacterium includes the following:
- a CDS encoding methyltransferase domain-containing protein: MKKKYDFFSKFLKQGKNIGAITPSSKFLVKKMVEPVDFNRAKIIVEFGPGTGVITFEILKKMNQHAKLYVFEINEEFVEKLKTVPDERMEVIDDNAENLEAHIKERGISKADYVISSIPLAMIPKKTEYAILNSVKNILNPHGAFIQFQYSFASLKKLKEVFDDVKIDFASMNVPPAWVFTCRIKENAHGA; encoded by the coding sequence GTGAAGAAAAAATATGATTTTTTTTCTAAGTTCCTTAAACAAGGAAAAAATATTGGCGCAATAACTCCCAGTTCCAAATTTCTTGTGAAGAAGATGGTAGAACCTGTTGATTTCAACAGGGCAAAAATCATTGTTGAGTTTGGACCTGGAACGGGAGTAATCACATTCGAGATTCTGAAAAAAATGAATCAACATGCGAAATTATATGTCTTTGAAATTAATGAAGAGTTTGTGGAAAAGTTAAAAACTGTTCCGGATGAGAGGATGGAAGTTATTGATGACAATGCTGAAAATCTGGAAGCGCATATTAAAGAAAGGGGAATCAGTAAGGCAGATTATGTCATTTCTTCCATTCCGCTTGCAATGATTCCGAAGAAAACCGAATATGCTATTCTCAATTCAGTAAAAAATATTTTGAATCCCCATGGGGCATTCATTCAATTTCAGTACTCCTTTGCGTCATTAAAGAAGTTGAAAGAAGTTTTTGATGACGTGAAGATTGATTTTGCTTCCATGAATGTTCCTCCTGCCTGGGTTTTCACTTGCAGGATAAAAGAAAACGCTCATGGCGCATAG